Below is a genomic region from Pseudomonas svalbardensis.
ATCGCCTACTTCAATTCGTCCAAGTTCATCAGCGACCTGGCCAACGGCAACATCTGCGTGGCGGTGGGTTGGTCTGGCGCGATGCTGGAAGCCAAGACCAATGCCGAGCAGGCGAACAATGGTGTGAAGATCGCCTACAGCCTGCCGAAGGAAGGCGCTCCGGTGTGGTTCGACACACTGGTGTTGCTCAAGGACGCGCCACATCCGGAACAGGGTTTGGCCTTCATCGACTACCTGATGCGTCCCGAAGTCATCGCGCCGGTCAGTGATCACCTCTCCTACCCCAACGGCAACCGCAGCGCGACGCCACTGGTGGCCGAAGCGACCCGCAACAATCCTGCCGTGTATCCGTCGGCCGAAGCCATGGCCACGTTATTCACCCTTCAGCCTCTGCCGCCCGCCACCGAGCGCGTGCGGACGCGGATCTGGAGCAAAGTCAAAAACGGTCAGTAAGCCTAAGCCATAGCGAAATCTGTAGCAGCTGCCGAGCTTTGCGAGGCTGCGTTCGGACGAAGCAGTCGTAAATCCTGAAATTTTGGTCCACCTGAAACACCGCAATCCCCGAATTCACGACTGCTTCGCAGCCGAACGCAGGCTTCGCCAGCTGCTACAGGGATTGCGTTAGCCAATAACTATTTTGAATAAGAGAGAAACGATGAAACCACGTGCTCGCGACCTGAACATCCAGTTCGGCCAACTGCAACCCGGCCCGCTCAACGCCATCACCGATGTGCCCGGCGTCCGGGTCGGCCACAGCAATGTGCGAGGACGCACCGCCAACGGCCGCGACATCCTGACCGGCGTCACCGTGATCGAGCCGCGTGCCGGTTCCACCAGCCTGCAACCGTGCTTTGCCGGCGTCCATGTCCTGAATGGTAACGGTGATGCCACGGGTCTTGAATGGATTCGCGAAGCAGGCCTTTTGACCAGCCCGATCGCCTTCACCAACACCCACAGCCTGGGTGTGGTGCGCGATGCGCTGGTGACGCTGGATCGCCAGAACCAGCCCGATGACGGGCGGCTCTACTGGAACATGCCGGTGGTGCTGGAGACCTTCGATGGTCTGCTCAACGACATCAACGGTTTCCACGTGAAGCCTGAACATGTTGCCGAAGCCCTGCGCACGGCGCTGGGTGGCCCAGTCATTGAAGGTGCCGTCGGCGGCGGCAGCGGCATGATCTGCCACGAATTCAAGGGCGGAATCGGCACCGCTTCGCGACGTCTGAGCAGTGCTCAGGGCGGCTGGACCGTCGGCGCCATCGTCCAGGCCAACCATGGCATCCGCAACGAATTGCGCGTCGACGGTTACCCGGTCGGGCGCTACATGGAAAAGGCTGACTCGCCGTTCCTCAAGGCGTCCTTGCCGCATCCTGGCATGGGCTCGATTGTCGTCTGCCTGGCCACCGATGCGCCGTTGCTGCCGCACCAGTGCACGCGCCTCGCGCAACGCGCCAGCCTCGGCCTGGCCCGCACCGGCGGCGGCAATGAAGACCATAGCGGTGACATCTTCATCGCTTTCGCCACCGGTAATCAGCACGTGCCGCCTGCCGCTTACGAGAGCAAGCGTGCGCCGACCACCGACAACCTGAGCATGGTCAACAACGACCACATCAGCGAGTTGTTCCTGGCCGCAACCGAGGCGGTGGAGGAAGCGATCATCAATGCCTTGCTCGCCTCCGACACCGCCGAGGGCAATGGGCATGCGGTACCGGGACTGGATGCCGGAACGCTGCTCAACGCCTTGCGTCGGGCGGGTTGGCCGGGTGAACAGGACTAACAGGATTGAGGTGTCTGGAGGCCGCAAAGAGCTCGCGACCGAGGCTTTTCGCGGCGTCCTGGTGCACCGCTGGGTCCCGAATTTCCGATTCGAGCAACAGCTCGGACGTCACCACCCGCGCACCGCAATAATCAAAAATCCCATGGTCAATCTGCG
It encodes:
- a CDS encoding DmpA family aminopeptidase, with product MKPRARDLNIQFGQLQPGPLNAITDVPGVRVGHSNVRGRTANGRDILTGVTVIEPRAGSTSLQPCFAGVHVLNGNGDATGLEWIREAGLLTSPIAFTNTHSLGVVRDALVTLDRQNQPDDGRLYWNMPVVLETFDGLLNDINGFHVKPEHVAEALRTALGGPVIEGAVGGGSGMICHEFKGGIGTASRRLSSAQGGWTVGAIVQANHGIRNELRVDGYPVGRYMEKADSPFLKASLPHPGMGSIVVCLATDAPLLPHQCTRLAQRASLGLARTGGGNEDHSGDIFIAFATGNQHVPPAAYESKRAPTTDNLSMVNNDHISELFLAATEAVEEAIINALLASDTAEGNGHAVPGLDAGTLLNALRRAGWPGEQD